The proteins below come from a single Drosophila miranda strain MSH22 chromosome Y unlocalized genomic scaffold, D.miranda_PacBio2.1 Contig_Y1_pilon, whole genome shotgun sequence genomic window:
- the LOC117191872 gene encoding uncharacterized protein LOC117191872, translating to MKRLRDGRQGRPLGANGDTTGHPSGDQLPEVLAPADEPTTNRARGWIVDPNGPSASRQAQLRRVGEATLRQQDRMPWGQRAAAIQGWIDQQTQDPGTDAEEEVEPDGRFATDGVRSAPNHDVAALNRRWFGSSGAAIDDDNATTDTDEHETIIRDAQSLASTLQDEGNRHPLARGNEWDSPLWAEWNLAGQGRAATPPAVHHEDESGDGAGPHYSDVSHASDTGGK from the coding sequence ATGAAGCGTCTAAGAGACGGAAGGCAAGGTCGGCCCCTAGGGGCAAATGGTGATACGACGGGACACCCTAGCGGAGACCAGCTGCCTGAAGTCCTGGCACCTGCCGACGAACCAACGACAAACCGGGCTCGCGGCTGGATCGTCGACCccaatgggccatccgcctccCGTCAAGCCCAGCTGAGGCGGGTCGGAGAGGCGACACTTCGACAACAGGACAGGATGCCATGGGGCCAGCGCGCGGCAGCCATCCAAGGGTGGATCGACCAACAAACCCAGGACCCGGGGACCGACGCcgaagaggaagtagagccCGATGGCCGCTTCGCAACCGACGGTGTCCGCTCGGCGCCCAATCACGACGTCGCCGCCCTGAATCGCCGTTGGTTCGGGAGTTCTGGGGCTGccatcgacgacgacaacgcgaCAACGGACACCGACGAGCACGAGACGATAATACGCGACGCTCAAAGCCTGGCGTCCACGCTGCAGGACGAAGGGAACAGACACCCACTGGCTCGCGGGAACGAATGGGACTCGCCCCTTTGGGCCGAGTGGAACCTGGCCGGTCAAGGTCGGGCAGCCACCCCTCCAGCAGTACACCACGAGGACGAATCCGGGGACGGTGCTGGACCACACTACTCCGACGTGTCCCACGCAAGCGATACAGGAGGGAAGTAG